In the Armatimonadota bacterium genome, GTGCGATTTTGCAGGCGGCGGGAACCGGGCAAGAAGGGTGGCCTGCCCGTCTCCGGGTGGTCGTGCGGACGCGGTTGCCAGGTGGGGTCCGGCGGGCTGCGTCCAGCGGAGTGCGCGGCGGACACGGTCGCTCGGTGGGTGGTACCACCCACCGTCGTCAGGGGTGAGAGGGTGCTGGTCTACCTGGGGGCCGATCTGGTCGTGGACGCCAGGGAAGTCGTGGCGATTCTGGCTGTGCGTGCACAGAGAGGGGGTGCGGGTCCATCAGAACGCGGTCGGCGGTCGAGGCCCGGGGAACCGATGGGACCGGCGGTGGCGCGGGCACGGGTGGTAACCACGCGGGGGATCTTGCTGACCGAGTTGGCGCCAGCGACGGTGGCGCGGCGGGTGGCACGAAACGGCGGACGGACCCTAGCGTGGCGGCGGCCTGGAGTGCAGAAAAATAGCGCACGGAGGGGCCTGGAGGGACCGTATCAGGTGGGGGTCTGAGTCGGTCGGCACTGGACGACTGGAAACGCTGAAGGTGCGCGTTCCGACGGAGGGGTGCACTCCTGTTGTTGACACTTTAGCCGCGGCAGTGGTACAGTTTTTTAGGGCATGCGCGGGTTCTCGCGTGTGCCTCTTTGCGTGATTGGAGCGTGTTTGCATGACCGACACCCCCACCTACACCGCTGAACAGATCCAGGTCCTGGAGGGTCTCGAGGGTGTCCGTCGGCGTCCGGCAATGTACATCGGAAGCACCGGGCCCGATGGGCTGCACCACCTGCTGTACGAGGTGGTCGACAACTCCGTCGACGAGGCCCTCGCGGGCGCGTGTACGCGCATCGAGGTCGTGCTGCACGCCGACGGCAGTGCCACCGTGCTGGACGACGGTCGCGGCATCCCGGTGGACAACGTTCCCAAGGTGGGGAAACCGGCGGTCGAGGTGGTGCTCACGACGTTGCACGCCGGTGGGAAGTTTGGCGGGGGTGGGTACCGGATCTCGGGTGGGCTGCACGGCGTGGGCGTGTCGGTGGTCAACGCCCTGTCGGAGTGGTTGGAGGTGGAAGTCTACCGCGACGGGAGGACCTACCGGCAGCGGTTCGAGCGGGGGAGGCCGGTCACACCGCTGCGCAGCGAGAAGGGCGCCCGCCAACCCCACGGGACGTGCGTGCGGTTCAAACCTGACCCGACGGTGATGACGGCCACCGAGTTCGCGTTCGACGTAGTGGCCAAGCGACTGGAGGATATCGCGTACCTCAACGCAGGGCTGCAGATCCACCTGACGGACGAGCGCAGTGGCAAGCAGGTGACCCTCCGTCACGTGGGCGGCATCAAGGAACTGGTGGCCGCACTCAATCGGACGCGCACGAAGATCTCCGAGATCATCTACAAACACCTTGAGCGTGACGGCGTGGACGTCGAGGTGGCCATTCAGTACAACGACAGCTACCTCGAGCACGTGCTGACCTACGTCAATACCATTCCCACCACCGAGGGGGGGACCCACCTGGCCGGCTTCCGGTCGGCGCTGACGCGGTCGATCAACGAGTACGCGAAGCGCGCGGGGCTGGTGAAGGAGAGCGATCCGGTCCTCACCGGCGAGGACGTACGGGAAGGGCTGGCGGCGGTCCTGTCGATCAAGCTGGCCGAGCCGCAGTTCGAGGGCCAGACGAAGACCAAGCTGGGGAACACCGAGGTGAAGGGGATCGTCGAGTCGGTGGTGGCCGACGCCATCGAAGAGTTCCTCGTCACTCACCCTGCCGACGCGCGGCGCATCGTCGCCAAGGCCCTGACAGCGGCCCGGGCTCGCGAGGCTGCCCGCCAGGCGCGGGAGCTGGTGCGCCGTAAGAGTGCCCTCGAGGTTGGCACGTTGCCCGGCAAACTGGCGGACTGTGTGGAACGCGATCCGAACCAGTGCGAGCTGTTCATCGTCGAAGGGGAGTCGGCCGGAGGGTCGGCCAAGCAGGGCCGCGACCGCCAGTACCAGGCGATCCTGCCCATTCAGGGCAAGATCCTCAACGTGGAGAAGGCCCGGGAAGACAAGATGATCGCCCACGAGGAGATTCGAGCGATCATCACGGCGTTGGGCACGGGCGTGGGCGACGAGTTCTCGCTGGAGCGGCGGCGCTACGACCGGGTCATCATCATGTGCGACGCCGACGTGGACGGCAACCACATTCGCACGCTCCTGTTGACGTTCTTCTACCGCTACATGCGGGCGCTCATCGAGCACGGCAAGGTGTACATCGCCCAACCTCCGCTCTACCTGATCCGGAACGGGAAGGAGCGGCGGTACGCGTACACCGACGAGGAGCGGCAGATCCTGGTGCAGGCGCTGGAGCGACGGGGGCAGAAGGTCGAGGTCCAGCGGTACAAGGGGCTCGGCGAGATGAACCCGGAACAGCTGTGGGAGACGACCATGAACCCGGCGACCCGGACGCTGCTGCGGGTGGAGTTGGAAGACGCCGAAGCGGCCGACGCCATCTTCCGCACCCTGATGGGCGAAGAGGTCGAACCCCGCCGGCAGTTCATCATTCAGTACGCGCGCAACGTCAAGAACCTGGACGTGTAGCGACATGGCAGGCGACGAGGACCTGCGTATCATCTCCCGCCCCATCGAGGAGGAGATGAAGAGCTCCTACCTCGACTACGCCATGTCCGTCATCGTGAGCCGGGCGCTGCCCGACGTACGCGACGGGTTGAAGCCGGTGCAGCGGCGGATCCTGTACGCCATGGCCGAACTGGGGCTGCGCCCCGACGCCGCGTACCGGAAGAGCGCCCGCATCGTAGGGGAGGTGCTGGGGAAGTTCCACCCCCACGGCGAGGTGCCGGTGTACGACGCGCTGGTGCGCATGGCCCAGGAGTGGTCCTTTCGCTACCCGTTGGTGGACGGCCAGGGGAACTTCGGGAGCATCGACGGCGACGCGCCGGCGGCCATGCGGTACACCGAGGCACGCCTGGCACCCGCGGCGGCCGAGCTGCTGGCCGACATCGACCGGGACACCGTGCCCTTCGTCCCCAACTTCGACGAGAGCCTGCAGGAACCGGTAGTGCTACCGGCGCGCCTGCCCAACCTGTTGATCAACGGGGCCAGCGGCATCGCCGTGGGCATGGCGACCAACATCCCGCCGCACAACCTTGGGGAGGTCGTCGACGCGCTGGTGGCGTTGATCGACAACCCCGCCCTGGAGACCGAAGAGCTGCTGAAGATCGTCAAGGGGCCGGACTTCCCCACCGGGGGGGTGATCCTGGGCCGCGAGGGGATCCACCAGGCGTACACCACGGGGCGGGGAAGCCTCACGGTGCAGGCACGCACCGCGTTCGAAGAGCTGCGTGGCGGGCGGGTGGCCATCGTCGTCACCGAGATGCCCTTCATGGTCAGCAAGGCGGCGTTGCTGCAGCGCATCGCCGACCTGGTCCGGCAGAAGAAACTGCAGGGGATCGCCGACCTCCGCGACGAGTCGGACCGCCGGGGCCTGCGGGTGGTCATCGAGCTGCGCCGGGACGCCAACCCCCAGATCGTCCGCAACCAGCTGTTCAAGCACACCCAGATGCAGACCACCTTTGGGGCGATCCTGCTGGCGCTGGTGGACGGGGCCCCCCGACAGCTGACCCTGAAGGAGATGCTGGAGCACTACCTGGCCCACCGGCGCACGGTGGTGATCCGGCGCACGCGGTTCGACCTGGCCCGTGCCGAGGAACGGGCCCACGTCCTGGAGGGGCTCAAGATCGCTTTGGGCGCACTGGACGAGGTGATCGCCCTGATCCGCCGGGCGAAGGACGTGCCGGCGGCTCGGGAGGGGCTGATGAACCGCTTCAAGCTCTCGGAGGTGCAGGCTACCGCGATCCTCGAGATGCGTCTGCAGCGTCTGACGGCGCTGGAGCGCACCCGCGTCGAGGAGGAGTACCGCGCGCTGCTGCGCGACATCGCCCGGTTCCGGGAGATGCTCGCCGACGCCGATGCGCCGCGGCCGCGGCTCATCATGGCCGCCATCCGCGAGGAGCTGCTCGCGCTGAAGGAGCGGTACGGAGACGCACGCCGCACGCGCATCCTCAGCCGGGAGGCCGAGGCGTTCGAGGCCGAGGACCTCATCCCCGACAGCGACGTCGTCATCACGCTGACGCGCAACACCTACATCAAGCGCATGCCCCTGGAGACCTACCGGGTGCAACGGCGCGGCGGGCGGGGCGTGGCCGGCCTGGCGATCCGCGAGGAGGACGTGGTCGAACACGTCGCTGTCACGACCAACCACTCGTTCCTGTTGTTCTTCACCGATCGGGGGAAAGTGTACCGCATCAAGGCCCACGAGGTGCCTGAAGCCGGCCGCACGGCTCGCGGTCTGCCGGTCGTCAACCTCATCAACGTTGCCCAGGGCGAGCGGGTCAAC is a window encoding:
- the gyrB gene encoding DNA topoisomerase (ATP-hydrolyzing) subunit B translates to MTDTPTYTAEQIQVLEGLEGVRRRPAMYIGSTGPDGLHHLLYEVVDNSVDEALAGACTRIEVVLHADGSATVLDDGRGIPVDNVPKVGKPAVEVVLTTLHAGGKFGGGGYRISGGLHGVGVSVVNALSEWLEVEVYRDGRTYRQRFERGRPVTPLRSEKGARQPHGTCVRFKPDPTVMTATEFAFDVVAKRLEDIAYLNAGLQIHLTDERSGKQVTLRHVGGIKELVAALNRTRTKISEIIYKHLERDGVDVEVAIQYNDSYLEHVLTYVNTIPTTEGGTHLAGFRSALTRSINEYAKRAGLVKESDPVLTGEDVREGLAAVLSIKLAEPQFEGQTKTKLGNTEVKGIVESVVADAIEEFLVTHPADARRIVAKALTAARAREAARQARELVRRKSALEVGTLPGKLADCVERDPNQCELFIVEGESAGGSAKQGRDRQYQAILPIQGKILNVEKAREDKMIAHEEIRAIITALGTGVGDEFSLERRRYDRVIIMCDADVDGNHIRTLLLTFFYRYMRALIEHGKVYIAQPPLYLIRNGKERRYAYTDEERQILVQALERRGQKVEVQRYKGLGEMNPEQLWETTMNPATRTLLRVELEDAEAADAIFRTLMGEEVEPRRQFIIQYARNVKNLDV
- the gyrA gene encoding DNA gyrase subunit A, producing the protein MAGDEDLRIISRPIEEEMKSSYLDYAMSVIVSRALPDVRDGLKPVQRRILYAMAELGLRPDAAYRKSARIVGEVLGKFHPHGEVPVYDALVRMAQEWSFRYPLVDGQGNFGSIDGDAPAAMRYTEARLAPAAAELLADIDRDTVPFVPNFDESLQEPVVLPARLPNLLINGASGIAVGMATNIPPHNLGEVVDALVALIDNPALETEELLKIVKGPDFPTGGVILGREGIHQAYTTGRGSLTVQARTAFEELRGGRVAIVVTEMPFMVSKAALLQRIADLVRQKKLQGIADLRDESDRRGLRVVIELRRDANPQIVRNQLFKHTQMQTTFGAILLALVDGAPRQLTLKEMLEHYLAHRRTVVIRRTRFDLARAEERAHVLEGLKIALGALDEVIALIRRAKDVPAAREGLMNRFKLSEVQATAILEMRLQRLTALERTRVEEEYRALLRDIARFREMLADADAPRPRLIMAAIREELLALKERYGDARRTRILSREAEAFEAEDLIPDSDVVITLTRNTYIKRMPLETYRVQRRGGRGVAGLAIREEDVVEHVAVTTNHSFLLFFTDRGKVYRIKAHEVPEAGRTARGLPVVNLINVAQGERVNAVISLRSFEEAGALFMVTRKGLVKKTGLMEFVNARRAGIFAITLEGDDELVGVRYVQKDAEVALATRQGRAIRFKASQVREMGRTARGVIGIRLRGDDRVVGLADNTEGRYLLTITELGYGKRTPFVQYPVKRRGGMGVINIKVTRRNGPVVAVRAVDDDDEVLIISAAGLVNRVAVREIAVQGRQAQGVLVKRLEAGDRVAAVARIAGRDT